The Montipora capricornis isolate CH-2021 chromosome 6, ASM3666992v2, whole genome shotgun sequence genome has a window encoding:
- the LOC138053524 gene encoding uncharacterized protein — protein MEHTSQSRGLMQGVCDGNGKFCSVSCGYPGSIHDARMLRMSRFYEGVIEKRYLNKVRGNVPLVIVGDSAYPQLSWLMVPYAGVALSPQQLKYNQVHSSTRIVIENAFGQLKGRFRVLLKQIELGTSNIEVVVVACCTLHNFCLSEKEQFPEEWHDDVDDHHTDGEFVDDHYDTDACGFDVPESVQWQHNGQSTRDVFAALMD, from the exons ATGGAACACACGTCCCAATCAAGAGGATTGATGCAGGGTGTGTGTGATGGCAATGGGAAGTTTTGCAGTGTCAGCTGTGGCTATCCTGGATCTATTCACGATGCTAGAATGCTGAGAATGTCTAGATTTTATGAAGGCGTCATAGAGAAGAG ATATCTGAACAAAGTTCGTGGAAATGTTCCACTTGTCATTGTTGGGGACAGTGCGTACCCACAACTGTCTTGGCTAATGGTGCCATACGCTGGTGTTGCTCTCAGTCCACAGCAGCTGAAGTACAACCAGGTCCACAGTTCTACCAGGATTGTTATCGAGAATGCATTTGGTCAACTGAAAGGGCGCTTTAGAgttcttttaaaacaaatagaACTTGGCACAAGCAACATTGAAGTGGTTGTGGTTGCTTGTTGCACACTCCACAACTTCTGTCTATCAGAAAAGGAGCAGTTTCCTGAGGAGTGGCATGACGACGTTGATGATCACCATACTGATGGTGAATTTGTTGATGATCATTATGACACTGATGCTTGTGGTTTCGATGTGCCTGAAAGTGTGCAGTGGCAACACAATGGACAGAGTACCAGAGATGTGTTTGCAGCGCTTATGGATTAG